A genomic window from Sanguibacter antarcticus includes:
- a CDS encoding PPOX class F420-dependent oxidoreductase, protein MPRNIATAHRATRDETIEFCRSRHHAVLTTFRRDGTLQTSPVSCGVDAEGRIVVSTYPDRAKALNARRDPRVSLCILSDDWDGPYVQVDGTAEVLGMPEALDPLVEYFRVIAGEHPDWDEYRAAMVRQDKTIIRVTIERWGPVATGGFPARLA, encoded by the coding sequence ATGCCCCGAAACATCGCAACCGCCCACCGTGCCACCCGCGACGAGACGATCGAGTTCTGCCGCTCTCGCCACCACGCCGTGCTCACGACCTTCCGCCGTGACGGAACCCTCCAGACGTCCCCGGTCTCGTGCGGCGTCGACGCTGAAGGCCGCATCGTCGTGTCGACCTACCCCGACCGGGCCAAGGCCCTCAACGCCCGACGCGACCCTCGCGTGTCGCTGTGCATCCTGTCCGACGACTGGGACGGCCCCTACGTGCAGGTGGACGGGACCGCCGAGGTGCTCGGCATGCCGGAGGCTCTCGACCCGCTGGTGGAGTACTTCCGCGTCATCGCCGGAGAGCATCCCGACTGGGACGAGTACCGGGCCGCGATGGTGCGCCAGGACAAGACGATCATTCGCGTGACCATCGAGCGGTGGGGACCGGTGGCGACGGGCGGGTTCCCGGCGCGTCTCGCCTGA
- a CDS encoding metallophosphoesterase family protein — translation MTTGSDEHEGSVQAHPETERVSWFDAVRRHPAWRHRWPLPPRWARWTMLGLLVVVSSAVFGITTSSIDASLGPHNARYEVTTNAVVTVDLGPLGTVQIESPVPLGIGVTVTIEEIPNDLVAVDSSATLEALSTDVEGYLQFFAGPDETISFVARALLEEAIRRTVAAILVVVAVGVLGYLVLGSARRRELGAAATRHTWGMTAVVVVGAMVGGVVQVDRAEARLDEVGAQASEVFEGTSFAGARITGRLSGVIDTYGGQLMSVYRDNEDFYAEANSNLAVAWQARAEHSAADETLLRLNLPQQGSTTDEDAATAEPDESSTDDATSSPSADVPSDEDPGSTTDDATDDATDEATDDATDETTPPEDDEDIVTLLLVSDLHCNTGMSPLITSLATMSGADVVLNGGDSTINGTSVERFCIESFASAVPDGVQMVQSDGNHDSALTSEQARDAGVIVLDGAVVEVAGVRILGDNDPNETRIGQGSTSATGESYLETGERLSDVACSERNPVDILLIHTPWVGEAVLESGCVPFQMSGHLHRRSGPLQVGEGMRYISSSTAGSVEGEATVGPLKGDAEMTVFRFDLTTRTMLDYQVVQVRADASADVGARVSVARPEPGLYADETEETPQSDADQEDEG, via the coding sequence GTGACGACCGGATCGGACGAGCACGAGGGCTCCGTGCAAGCCCACCCCGAGACGGAGCGGGTGTCCTGGTTCGACGCTGTCCGGAGGCACCCTGCCTGGCGCCACCGCTGGCCGCTGCCGCCGCGGTGGGCTCGGTGGACGATGCTCGGCCTGCTCGTCGTCGTCTCCAGCGCGGTCTTCGGTATCACCACCTCGTCGATCGACGCGAGCCTCGGCCCGCACAACGCTCGCTACGAGGTGACCACCAACGCCGTCGTGACGGTCGACCTCGGTCCGCTCGGAACGGTGCAGATCGAGTCACCGGTGCCGCTCGGGATCGGCGTGACCGTCACGATCGAGGAGATCCCCAACGATCTCGTCGCGGTCGACTCATCCGCGACGCTCGAGGCGCTCTCGACAGACGTCGAGGGATATCTCCAGTTCTTCGCAGGGCCGGACGAGACGATCTCGTTCGTCGCCCGTGCGCTCCTCGAGGAGGCCATCCGGCGCACCGTCGCCGCGATCCTCGTGGTCGTCGCGGTCGGGGTGCTCGGCTACCTCGTGCTAGGCAGCGCACGCCGCCGTGAGCTGGGTGCCGCCGCGACGCGCCACACCTGGGGCATGACCGCCGTCGTCGTCGTGGGAGCGATGGTCGGCGGTGTCGTGCAGGTGGACCGTGCCGAGGCGCGGCTCGACGAGGTCGGAGCCCAGGCGTCCGAGGTCTTCGAAGGGACCTCGTTCGCGGGGGCCCGGATCACCGGCCGGCTCTCCGGTGTCATCGACACGTACGGCGGTCAGCTCATGAGCGTGTACCGCGACAACGAAGACTTCTACGCCGAGGCGAACAGCAACCTTGCCGTGGCCTGGCAGGCTCGCGCCGAGCACTCGGCAGCGGACGAGACGCTCCTGCGCCTCAACCTTCCGCAGCAGGGGAGCACGACGGACGAGGACGCCGCCACGGCGGAGCCTGACGAGAGCTCGACGGACGACGCGACGAGCTCTCCGTCAGCAGACGTGCCCTCCGACGAGGATCCAGGCTCGACGACGGACGACGCGACGGACGACGCGACCGACGAGGCGACCGACGACGCGACTGACGAGACGACGCCTCCCGAGGACGACGAGGACATCGTCACGCTGCTCCTGGTCTCCGACCTGCACTGCAACACCGGGATGTCCCCCCTCATCACCTCGCTCGCGACCATGTCCGGGGCTGACGTCGTGCTCAACGGTGGCGACTCGACCATCAACGGGACGTCGGTCGAGCGGTTCTGCATCGAGTCCTTCGCCAGCGCGGTCCCTGACGGTGTGCAGATGGTCCAGTCGGACGGGAACCACGACAGCGCGCTGACCTCTGAGCAGGCACGCGACGCGGGCGTCATCGTGCTCGACGGTGCGGTCGTCGAGGTCGCCGGCGTCCGGATCCTCGGGGACAACGACCCGAACGAGACCCGGATCGGTCAAGGGTCCACCTCGGCCACCGGCGAGAGCTACCTCGAGACGGGCGAGCGGCTGAGCGACGTCGCCTGCAGCGAGCGGAACCCGGTCGACATCCTGCTCATCCACACGCCGTGGGTGGGCGAGGCGGTCCTCGAGTCGGGATGCGTCCCGTTCCAGATGTCGGGACACCTGCACCGTCGCTCCGGTCCCCTGCAGGTGGGGGAGGGGATGCGGTACATCAGCTCGAGCACCGCGGGATCCGTCGAAGGGGAAGCGACCGTCGGACCGCTCAAGGGCGATGCAGAGATGACGGTCTTCCGCTTCGACCTCACCACGCGGACGATGCTCGACTACCAGGTGGTCCAGGTGCGGGCTGACGCCTCCGCCGACGTCGGCGCCCGGGTGAGCGTGGCGCGCCCCGAGCCAGGCCTCTACGCAGACGAGACGGAGGAGACGCCGCAGAGCGACGCGGACCAGGAGGACGAAGGCTGA
- a CDS encoding metal-dependent transcriptional regulator, with protein MTDDLNLTAVAQDYLKIVWSLQEWSAEPVTTTLLAERLGVGTSTVSETVRRLTGQGLLEHPRYGSIGLTPAGREHAVKIVRRHRLIETFLVSELGYTWDEVHDEAEVLEHAVSDLMVERIDARLDHPVRDPHGDPIPGADGAVQTPDALTLAVLDAGASGHVVRISDADPEVLRYFTELGFGLDAPLRVVERRDFAGVLSIEWAPADDCEDLRRTDLGLRAADAVWIAVA; from the coding sequence GTGACAGACGACCTCAACCTGACAGCCGTGGCGCAGGACTATCTCAAGATCGTCTGGAGCCTCCAGGAGTGGTCCGCTGAACCGGTCACGACCACGCTCCTCGCAGAACGGCTCGGCGTCGGCACCTCGACGGTGTCCGAGACGGTGCGGCGCCTCACCGGTCAAGGGCTGCTCGAGCACCCGCGGTACGGGAGCATCGGGCTCACCCCGGCCGGGCGCGAGCACGCGGTGAAGATCGTCCGCCGCCACCGGCTCATCGAGACGTTCCTCGTCTCTGAGCTCGGCTACACGTGGGACGAGGTGCACGACGAGGCGGAGGTCCTCGAGCACGCGGTCTCCGACCTCATGGTCGAGCGCATCGACGCCCGCCTCGACCACCCGGTCAGAGACCCGCACGGTGACCCGATCCCCGGTGCAGACGGAGCGGTCCAGACACCGGACGCCCTCACCCTCGCTGTGCTCGACGCGGGCGCGAGCGGCCACGTCGTGCGGATCTCTGACGCAGACCCCGAGGTGCTGCGCTACTTCACCGAGCTCGGGTTCGGGCTCGACGCCCCGCTACGCGTGGTCGAGCGCCGCGACTTCGCTGGCGTCCTGTCCATCGAGTGGGCACCCGCAGACGACTGCGAGGACCTCCGACGCACCGATCTCGGTCTGCGTGCTGCCGACGCGGTCTGGATCGCCGTCGCATGA
- a CDS encoding MFS transporter yields the protein MSGYLHGLRARAAARPGTALLALALGGFTIGTTEFATMGILTNIADGLGTSIPAAGHAITAYALGVVVGAPLITVVAARVARKTLAVWLMVAYSLGNLLSAWAPNLDLLLLGRFLTGLPHGVFFGVGAVLGTAVVGAARRGYAVAMMMAGLTVANIVGVPLSSWAGQNLGWRATFLIVGVLGLLTVVFLVLLLPHPPAPVGASVRRELGALRNGPLWITFGASAIGFGGLFIVYTYVKPTLLYVTRLDESAVPLVLALFGVGMTIGVLLGGRLVDGNVMRATYVGYGSTAVALALFALVGASPVPAVLALVLLGVTSQILGIALQARLMDLSPHAPSLGAALCHSSLNAANANGAFVGGLVISASWGYLSLAWAGVAMTLVGLALVLAFGRQHTSRVSADILDAPV from the coding sequence ATGAGCGGGTACTTGCACGGACTGCGCGCACGCGCGGCTGCACGGCCCGGCACCGCTCTCCTCGCGCTCGCGCTGGGAGGGTTCACGATCGGGACCACCGAGTTCGCGACGATGGGCATCCTCACGAACATCGCGGACGGGCTCGGGACCTCGATCCCGGCCGCCGGTCACGCCATCACCGCCTACGCGCTCGGCGTCGTCGTCGGTGCGCCGCTCATCACCGTCGTCGCGGCGCGCGTCGCGCGCAAGACGCTCGCGGTCTGGCTCATGGTCGCCTACAGCCTCGGGAACCTGCTCTCTGCGTGGGCTCCGAACCTCGACCTCCTGCTCCTCGGACGATTCCTCACCGGGCTGCCGCACGGAGTGTTCTTCGGGGTCGGCGCAGTGCTCGGCACCGCAGTCGTCGGTGCCGCCCGGCGCGGGTACGCCGTCGCGATGATGATGGCGGGGCTGACGGTCGCGAACATCGTCGGAGTGCCGTTGTCCTCCTGGGCGGGACAGAACCTCGGGTGGCGAGCGACGTTCCTCATCGTCGGTGTCCTGGGCTTGCTCACCGTCGTCTTCCTCGTGCTCCTACTCCCGCACCCGCCGGCACCGGTGGGAGCGAGCGTCCGCCGGGAGCTCGGAGCGCTGCGCAACGGCCCGCTGTGGATCACCTTCGGAGCGTCCGCCATCGGGTTCGGCGGGCTCTTCATCGTCTACACGTACGTCAAGCCGACTCTCCTGTACGTGACCAGGCTCGACGAGTCGGCCGTGCCCCTCGTGCTCGCGCTCTTCGGCGTCGGGATGACGATCGGTGTCCTCCTCGGCGGCCGCCTCGTCGACGGCAACGTCATGCGAGCCACGTACGTCGGCTACGGCAGCACGGCCGTCGCGCTCGCGCTGTTCGCGCTCGTGGGCGCCAGTCCCGTCCCGGCGGTCCTCGCCCTCGTCCTGCTCGGTGTCACGTCGCAGATCCTCGGCATCGCTCTCCAGGCCCGGCTCATGGACCTCTCGCCGCACGCGCCGTCCCTCGGGGCCGCGCTGTGCCACTCCTCGCTCAACGCGGCCAACGCCAACGGCGCGTTCGTCGGTGGCCTCGTGATCTCTGCCTCGTGGGGCTACCTGTCCCTCGCGTGGGCCGGGGTAGCGATGACCCTCGTAGGGCTCGCGCTCGTGCTGGCCTTCGGACGCCAGCACACCTCACGCGTCTCGGCGGACATCCTCGACGCACCCGTCTAG
- a CDS encoding vitamin K epoxide reductase family protein → MRDDQPYPVADLSDGPEDSDLDLDLAPVENLLTPARLGWSLLVLGLVGFAASLALSIEKVLKLADPDHVASCSINIFLDCSVAMGSWQGALLGFPNSFVGVAAFPVVVTTGVVLLTGARLPRWYWLSLFTGVVVACGLVVFLVHTSVSVLGKLCPYCMVVWVAVLPLVVHVGTYVVQERFLPAPERLRAFLVANRSIVVVVLYVLVIVWVAIGLGPAIADHVRYA, encoded by the coding sequence GTGAGAGACGACCAGCCGTACCCCGTCGCCGACCTCAGCGACGGACCTGAGGACTCCGATCTCGACCTGGACCTCGCGCCCGTGGAGAACCTCCTGACGCCTGCCCGGCTGGGCTGGTCCCTCCTCGTGCTCGGGCTCGTCGGCTTCGCGGCGTCGCTGGCGCTGAGCATCGAGAAGGTCCTCAAGCTGGCCGACCCCGACCACGTCGCCAGCTGTTCCATCAACATCTTCCTCGACTGCTCCGTGGCCATGGGGTCCTGGCAGGGGGCCCTCCTCGGCTTTCCCAACTCGTTCGTCGGCGTCGCGGCGTTCCCCGTGGTGGTCACGACAGGGGTCGTGCTCCTCACCGGTGCGCGGCTGCCACGCTGGTACTGGCTCTCCCTCTTCACCGGGGTGGTCGTCGCGTGCGGGCTCGTGGTCTTCCTCGTCCACACGTCGGTCTCGGTGCTCGGCAAGCTCTGCCCCTACTGCATGGTCGTCTGGGTGGCAGTCCTCCCGCTCGTCGTGCACGTCGGCACGTACGTCGTGCAAGAACGCTTCCTCCCTGCACCGGAGAGGCTGCGCGCGTTCCTCGTCGCGAACCGGTCGATCGTCGTCGTCGTGCTCTACGTCCTCGTCATCGTCTGGGTGGCCATCGGTCTCGGCCCCGCGATCGCCGACCACGTGCGCTACGCCTGA
- the leuS gene encoding leucine--tRNA ligase, which produces MTTQDSPRTDAPRPSAQGPAAPSFRYTAALAAEIELRWQERWQELGTFHAANPVGELTDGAGRNADPASPSFFVMDMFPYPSGAGLHVGHPLGYIATDVVGRFRRMCGDNVLHALGFDAFGLPAEQYAVQTGQHPRTTTDLNITNMRRQLGRLGMAYDDRRTFATTDSEYVRWTQWIFLRIFNSWYDETAPRPDGGVGRARPIADLEEEYASGARPVPGGTWDALSLADRRALVNSQRLAYVSDAPVNWCPGLGTVLANEEVTADGRSERGNFPVFQRSLRQWNMRITAYADRLVDDLETIDWPDKVKAMQRNWIGRSEGAHVRFAVGTDDATIAVFTTRPDTLFGATFMVVAPEHPVLADHVPAAWPEGTKSVWTGGHATPTAAVTAYARQTAGKTAVERQADAKQKTGVFTGIMARNPVNGALVPVFTADYVLMGYGTGAIMAVPGGDERDFAFAEAFELPVVYTVDGPDDGAPGARTGHGAIINSANDEISLDGLAVPEAKSAMIAWLEQTGHGAGTITYRLRDWLFSRQRYWGEPFPIVYGDDDQPIALPDSLLPVDLPEVPDYSPRTFAADDVTSAPEPPLGRNDDWVEVTLDLGDGPRSYRRDTNTMPNWAGSCWYYLRYLDPTNSSPDATAPVDPMLDAYWLGPDHNATAGAAGGVDLYVGGVEHAVLHLLYARFWHKVLFDLGFVSSVEPFHKLFNQGYVQAYAYTDERGQYVEASAVEETTAPDGTVTYTLDGVPVNREYGKMGKSLKNVVTPDEMYEAYGADTFRVYEMSMGPLDVSRPWDTRAVIGSQRFLQRLWRNVVSEETGEVVVSDEPADTATRRLLHHTIADVRIEMEHMRANTAIAKLIALNNHLTGLRAVPREAAEALVLMTAPVAPHVAEELWARLGHAEPLAYEPYPVAEDQYLVEESVTSIFQVQGKVRGRADVAPDISDDALTALALADPGVQRALDGRAIRTVVVRAPKLVNVVPA; this is translated from the coding sequence GTGACCACGCAGGATTCTCCCCGTACCGATGCTCCCCGTCCCTCCGCTCAGGGGCCCGCCGCACCGTCGTTCCGCTATACCGCCGCGCTCGCAGCCGAGATCGAGCTTCGCTGGCAGGAACGCTGGCAGGAGCTCGGGACGTTCCATGCAGCGAACCCGGTCGGCGAGCTGACCGACGGCGCGGGGCGCAACGCCGACCCGGCGAGCCCGAGCTTCTTCGTCATGGACATGTTCCCGTACCCGTCGGGTGCGGGCCTCCACGTGGGCCACCCGCTCGGGTACATCGCCACGGACGTCGTCGGGCGATTCCGACGCATGTGCGGCGACAACGTGCTCCACGCCCTCGGCTTCGACGCGTTCGGGCTTCCTGCCGAGCAGTACGCGGTCCAGACGGGACAGCACCCGCGGACCACGACGGACCTCAACATCACGAACATGCGGCGTCAGCTCGGTCGGCTCGGGATGGCGTACGACGACCGCCGGACCTTCGCCACGACGGACTCCGAGTACGTCCGCTGGACGCAGTGGATCTTCCTGCGCATCTTCAACTCTTGGTACGACGAGACGGCGCCTCGCCCTGACGGCGGTGTCGGGCGTGCGCGCCCGATCGCTGACCTCGAGGAGGAGTACGCCTCGGGTGCACGGCCTGTGCCCGGCGGCACGTGGGACGCGCTCTCGCTCGCCGACCGTCGTGCGCTCGTCAACTCGCAGCGGCTCGCGTACGTCTCCGACGCGCCCGTGAACTGGTGTCCGGGGCTCGGGACCGTCCTCGCGAACGAGGAGGTCACTGCCGACGGCAGGTCGGAGCGCGGCAACTTCCCGGTCTTCCAGCGGAGCCTGCGGCAGTGGAACATGCGGATCACCGCGTACGCGGACCGTCTGGTCGACGACCTCGAGACGATCGACTGGCCGGACAAGGTCAAGGCCATGCAGCGCAACTGGATCGGCCGCTCCGAAGGGGCGCACGTCCGGTTCGCCGTCGGTACGGACGACGCCACGATCGCGGTCTTCACCACCCGCCCGGACACGCTCTTCGGGGCGACGTTCATGGTGGTCGCCCCCGAGCACCCCGTGCTCGCCGACCACGTCCCGGCCGCATGGCCCGAGGGCACCAAGAGCGTCTGGACCGGTGGCCATGCGACGCCGACAGCGGCCGTGACGGCCTACGCCCGTCAGACCGCGGGCAAGACCGCGGTGGAACGCCAGGCAGACGCCAAGCAGAAGACCGGCGTCTTCACCGGAATCATGGCGCGCAACCCCGTCAACGGCGCACTCGTCCCGGTCTTCACCGCCGACTACGTCCTCATGGGCTACGGCACCGGTGCGATCATGGCGGTCCCGGGTGGGGACGAGCGCGACTTCGCGTTCGCTGAGGCGTTCGAGCTGCCGGTCGTCTACACCGTCGACGGGCCGGACGACGGCGCCCCCGGCGCACGCACCGGCCACGGTGCCATCATCAACTCTGCCAACGACGAGATCAGCCTCGACGGCCTGGCCGTCCCCGAGGCGAAGAGCGCGATGATCGCCTGGCTCGAGCAGACCGGGCACGGCGCAGGCACCATCACCTATCGGCTCCGGGACTGGCTCTTCAGCCGCCAGCGCTACTGGGGCGAGCCGTTCCCGATCGTCTACGGCGACGACGACCAGCCGATCGCGCTGCCCGACTCGCTCCTGCCCGTCGACCTCCCCGAGGTGCCTGACTACTCGCCTCGGACGTTCGCCGCCGACGACGTCACGTCAGCCCCCGAGCCGCCGCTCGGTCGCAACGACGACTGGGTCGAGGTGACCCTCGACCTCGGCGACGGCCCGCGCTCGTACCGACGCGACACGAACACGATGCCGAACTGGGCCGGGTCCTGCTGGTACTACCTGCGCTACCTCGACCCGACGAACAGCTCGCCGGACGCGACCGCGCCGGTCGACCCGATGCTCGACGCGTACTGGCTCGGTCCGGACCACAACGCGACCGCCGGCGCTGCCGGTGGCGTGGACCTCTACGTCGGCGGGGTCGAGCACGCTGTCCTCCACCTGCTCTATGCCCGGTTCTGGCACAAGGTCCTCTTCGACCTCGGGTTCGTCTCGAGCGTCGAGCCGTTCCACAAGCTCTTCAACCAGGGGTACGTCCAGGCGTACGCCTACACGGACGAGCGCGGTCAGTACGTCGAGGCGTCCGCCGTCGAGGAGACCACGGCGCCCGACGGCACCGTCACGTACACGCTCGACGGCGTCCCCGTGAACCGTGAGTACGGCAAGATGGGCAAGTCCCTGAAGAACGTCGTGACACCCGACGAGATGTACGAGGCGTACGGCGCCGACACCTTCCGCGTCTACGAGATGTCCATGGGCCCGCTCGACGTCTCGCGTCCCTGGGACACGCGTGCGGTCATCGGCTCGCAGCGCTTCCTCCAGCGCCTGTGGCGCAACGTGGTCTCCGAGGAGACCGGTGAGGTGGTCGTGAGCGACGAGCCGGCCGACACCGCGACCCGCCGGCTGCTGCACCACACCATCGCTGACGTCCGCATCGAGATGGAGCACATGCGTGCCAACACGGCGATCGCCAAGCTCATAGCGCTCAACAACCACCTCACGGGGCTGCGCGCTGTCCCGCGCGAGGCCGCGGAGGCGCTCGTCCTCATGACGGCACCCGTGGCACCTCACGTCGCCGAGGAGCTGTGGGCGCGCCTCGGTCACGCGGAACCGCTCGCCTACGAGCCGTACCCCGTTGCAGAGGACCAGTACCTCGTCGAAGAGTCGGTGACGAGCATCTTCCAGGTGCAGGGCAAGGTCCGCGGACGTGCGGACGTCGCGCCTGACATCAGCGACGACGCCCTCACGGCTCTCGCCCTCGCCGACCCGGGCGTCCAGCGGGCGCTCGACGGGCGAGCGATCCGCACGGTCGTCGTGCGTGCTCCGAAGCTCGTCAACGTGGTCCCGGCCTGA
- a CDS encoding helicase HerA-like domain-containing protein yields the protein MVDDDSRSTPSTPATGAPDLLALRAAAAHATAEAAEARAAATRAALAAAEAADAAGTPEVAEQAEPPAVPEPAALSQHAASVRAAYAGSDVLPLGVLLEGDAGGTVAPVPSATIGLPLSMLTRHGLVAGATGTGKTRTLQLMTEGLSRAGVPVFVTDIKGDLSGLAVAGEPSEKLLARAASIGQAWSPASVPVEVYSLGGLGTGVPVRTTVTDMGPLLLSKVLGLNETQESSLGLVFYWADRNGLALLDLTDLQTTIAYLLSDDGKAELKAIGGLSTATAGVILREIVTLQAQGGDVFFGEPAFSTADLVRTTDDGAGIVSALELPEVHDRPALFSTFLMWLLADLFHDMPEVGDVERPRLVFFFDEAHLLFTGASPAFLAQVVQTVRLVRSKGVGIVFVTQSPKDIPSDVLAQLGNRVQHALRAFTPDDAAALRAAVRTYPTSSYDLAALLQSLGTGEAVVTVLDEHGVPSPVAWTRVCAPTSSMRPAPDATLAEIVAASPLRARYAERLDPESAHEVLTARARTQEADDLEDRQTEELEQMQERLDAEAAAARERTAAPRRSSRSGSSGIGGGLDAFLRSAGSALGREITRSVFGTRRR from the coding sequence ATGGTCGACGACGACAGCAGGAGCACCCCGTCCACCCCGGCGACTGGCGCCCCGGACCTCCTGGCGCTGCGCGCAGCAGCAGCGCACGCCACGGCCGAGGCCGCAGAGGCGCGGGCCGCAGCCACGCGCGCCGCGCTCGCCGCAGCGGAGGCCGCCGACGCCGCTGGCACGCCTGAGGTGGCCGAGCAGGCCGAGCCGCCAGCGGTCCCCGAGCCTGCCGCTCTCTCGCAGCACGCCGCGAGCGTGCGCGCGGCCTACGCAGGCTCGGACGTCCTCCCGCTCGGGGTCCTGCTCGAGGGCGACGCCGGGGGCACGGTCGCACCGGTACCGAGCGCGACGATCGGTCTCCCCCTGTCCATGCTCACCCGGCACGGTCTCGTCGCCGGAGCGACCGGCACGGGCAAGACCCGCACGCTGCAGCTCATGACCGAAGGCCTCTCGCGTGCCGGGGTCCCGGTGTTCGTCACCGACATCAAAGGGGATCTCTCCGGCCTGGCCGTGGCTGGCGAGCCTAGCGAGAAGCTCCTCGCGCGCGCCGCGAGCATCGGGCAGGCGTGGTCCCCCGCATCCGTGCCGGTCGAGGTGTACTCGCTCGGCGGGCTGGGCACAGGTGTCCCCGTCCGCACCACGGTGACGGACATGGGACCGCTCCTGCTCTCCAAGGTGCTCGGCCTCAACGAGACCCAGGAGTCGAGCCTCGGCCTGGTGTTCTACTGGGCGGACCGCAACGGGCTCGCTCTCCTCGACCTCACCGATCTCCAGACGACCATCGCCTACCTGCTCTCAGACGACGGCAAGGCCGAGCTCAAGGCGATCGGAGGCCTGTCGACCGCGACGGCCGGGGTGATCCTGCGAGAGATCGTCACCCTCCAGGCCCAGGGCGGAGACGTCTTCTTCGGCGAGCCGGCGTTCTCGACCGCCGACCTCGTCCGGACGACAGACGACGGTGCAGGCATCGTCTCGGCGCTCGAGCTGCCGGAGGTCCACGATCGACCGGCGTTGTTCTCGACCTTCCTCATGTGGCTCTTGGCCGACCTCTTCCACGACATGCCTGAGGTCGGGGACGTCGAGAGGCCGCGGCTCGTCTTCTTCTTCGACGAGGCGCACCTGCTCTTCACCGGGGCGTCGCCCGCCTTCCTCGCACAGGTGGTCCAGACCGTCCGGCTCGTGCGCTCGAAGGGCGTGGGCATCGTCTTCGTCACCCAGAGCCCGAAGGACATCCCCTCCGACGTGCTCGCCCAGCTGGGAAACCGTGTGCAGCACGCGCTGCGGGCGTTCACGCCCGACGACGCTGCGGCGCTCCGCGCAGCCGTCCGCACCTACCCGACGTCGTCGTACGACCTCGCCGCGCTGCTCCAGTCGCTCGGGACGGGCGAGGCTGTCGTCACCGTGCTCGACGAGCACGGGGTCCCGTCACCCGTCGCGTGGACGCGCGTCTGCGCACCGACGTCCTCGATGAGACCAGCACCCGACGCGACGCTGGCGGAGATCGTCGCCGCGTCCCCCTTGCGGGCTCGCTACGCCGAGCGGCTCGACCCGGAGTCGGCGCACGAGGTGCTCACCGCCCGGGCGCGGACCCAGGAGGCCGACGATCTCGAGGACCGCCAGACCGAGGAGCTCGAGCAGATGCAGGAGCGACTCGACGCGGAGGCTGCGGCTGCCCGCGAGCGGACCGCCGCGCCGCGCCGCTCGTCGCGGTCCGGCTCGAGCGGGATCGGTGGCGGGCTCGACGCGTTCCTGCGCTCTGCAGGAAGCGCCCTCGGCCGTGAGATCACCCGTTCGGTCTTCGGCACCCGGCGTCGGTGA
- a CDS encoding DegV family protein: MSSPTSLTRTVHVVTDSTCSLPADLARRWGVHVVPLQVVVDGRAHLEGVDLSTGDLVRALEDHASLSTSQPTPRAFAEAYEHAAAQGAEHIVSLHLSGELSGTVHAAALAARDAPVPVEVVDSRTVAMGLGFAVLAAAREAAQGENGPLVARTALRVASSSTAMFVVDSLDHLRRGGRLSATSAAIGTALGLRPVLGLRAGSIEVVQKIRTRAAVVERLVAAGIDAAQQSGDVRLAMHHLGDDSVVWECAGRITDATGREVVVSPVSAVIGAHVGPGLLALITAHDDSSHDVPHSARRTPSPHS; this comes from the coding sequence GTGAGCTCCCCGACATCGTTGACGCGCACCGTGCACGTCGTGACGGACTCGACCTGCTCCCTCCCCGCAGACCTGGCCCGACGGTGGGGAGTGCACGTCGTGCCGCTGCAGGTCGTCGTGGACGGTCGCGCGCACCTCGAGGGAGTCGACCTCAGCACGGGAGACCTCGTCCGTGCGCTCGAGGACCACGCCTCGCTCTCGACGTCCCAGCCGACCCCGCGGGCGTTCGCCGAGGCGTACGAGCACGCTGCGGCGCAGGGGGCGGAGCACATCGTGTCGCTCCACCTGTCGGGTGAGCTGTCCGGAACCGTCCATGCTGCCGCTCTCGCCGCGCGGGATGCTCCCGTCCCGGTCGAGGTCGTGGACTCCCGCACCGTGGCGATGGGCCTGGGCTTCGCCGTCCTGGCCGCTGCCCGGGAGGCTGCGCAGGGCGAGAACGGACCGCTCGTGGCACGGACCGCACTGCGGGTGGCGAGCTCGAGCACGGCGATGTTCGTCGTCGACTCTTTGGACCATCTCCGTCGAGGCGGCCGGCTGAGCGCCACCTCGGCGGCGATCGGCACGGCACTGGGCCTGCGACCTGTCCTCGGTCTGCGGGCCGGGAGCATCGAGGTCGTGCAGAAGATCCGGACGCGGGCGGCGGTCGTCGAGCGTCTTGTCGCGGCGGGCATCGACGCAGCCCAGCAGAGCGGGGACGTCCGGCTGGCGATGCACCACCTCGGTGACGACTCGGTGGTGTGGGAGTGTGCCGGGCGCATCACCGACGCGACCGGGCGCGAGGTGGTCGTCTCTCCGGTGAGCGCTGTCATCGGGGCGCACGTCGGTCCCGGGCTGCTTGCGCTCATCACGGCGCACGACGACTCCTCGCACGATGTTCCCCACAGCGCACGACGGACGCCGTCGCCCCACAGTTGA